A DNA window from Lachancea thermotolerans CBS 6340 chromosome G complete sequence contains the following coding sequences:
- the TRS120 gene encoding TRAPPII-specific subunit TRS120 (similar to uniprot|Q04183 YDR407C Saccharomyces cerevisiae TRS120 Component of the targeting complex (TRAPP) involved in ER to Golgi membrane traffic) — protein MKEYSLLGPAAVRTLVVPIGQWERKSFLKKVQLYQERFEARLVDITPLEDATFNPQGFPQGRLMFWFHTNMLNEEQMLFLHDFEPYRKTFVVVGLVNTLDQDPQSSLEALQKRYPDSISHNLVYFGVSAPESKNVYCATSSNVETTVCDIGRNFLEALSLYYSSYKHVTLRSPGAVGGASVTKTSLMRQPAAAPASAVSRVASMDTSSTSGLKRSGSIKSLGLNATSADQQRAKARQCKILANFQLLAGRYVDSLNNFADAAFTLHKYHDYIWLGSALEGLIISMVLLSQLRVSFQIPAIVSLLCQIKDFEQLPQATSSQRNSLSSAPMQSPRNSVSSMSSKVHTVDVQNVALPPLIKALSEKTLHYYEVSLSHNTEYAPQVVYCEHVLRILSYMTSYHYPRTSSKIPSQSDGIQTPRNSNPLWTQDSSADCFTKWEICQFSNKLFELQLKEMDLVSQIKIYTSLACIYRDIGFHKKQSFVSRILLVSLLPQLESEAIFNFWKETEEETLKSLLGAYGIHRQPETLIEDAADCSWVTIQKNILLLCISMASKIYDKQKVCEYSLILLQRYSHVLTQSEQNSLLQNNILPAAGDTNILGYWDPFLLRNLQIIHLENRREVPQEKLIGAEEPGETKQRHSQVFNPFKQNAINSVTDQKRVSETAKKFLLGETAELVLTFQNPFKFNLEISHLSFDADDEKLVQFLKDSTIRELPFRVKANSMRSLHLPVTFLKETGGKTHLLKRLNVGVLSLKPTSLNIVLAENFKNPEKHTTSRAKLGSFEFQVIAEQPEIEFMSSTLNENTCMILDGTKKTFEIVLRNQSLCRSANYLQFTHITNVEMNLKSDYWKNMSPDDLYDAEYQLKWMQNNCIKIRNAPDTIPPNTSVTLSLDLDVTKASFQFSKFEIVLEYGYKPDGTARSIFTKTLRIPFDVTLKRSLEAPGLEVIPLIEHIRGEDGALISTDRINDKATSNHSAKTGSALLLLDIRNSWYDGAKLRVHFEDYSSEEEILASTNTKRFVIPIKKYSFDHDWDHKEIPKLVSGRQFVSSGMAQDEITIMRRKFWCREAILKGLKCDWKLQDASQTAGSLDFRQFLDKFDARTVDILYTQRDSPFNVEISTQRSELRLGETLSICAKIGFNQKFPCSETKPAKLEFLIYNRRTGKLLPRSNTSILYNGQLSKRIIPKYDSEVKIELVPIDKGDYEVGCCLESVFNDVPVYFRVI, from the coding sequence ATGAAGGAGTACTCGCTGCTGGGGCCAGCTGCAGTGCGAACGCTAGTGGTTCCTATAGGGCAGTGGGAGCgcaagagctttttgaagaaggtgcAGCTGTACCAAGAACGCTTTGAAGCTCGACTAGTGGATATCACGCCGCTTGAAGATGCAACCTTCAATCCCCAAGGGTTTCCTCAAGGCCGCCTTATGTTTTGGTTTCATACCAACATGCTTAACGAGGAGCAGATGCTTTTCTTGCATGACTTTGAGCCTTACAGAAAGACGTTCGTGGTCGTAGGCCTTGTTAACACCCTGGACCAAGATCCGCAAAGCTCACTCGAGGCACTGCAGAAAAGATACCCTGACTCGATATCTCACAACCTGGTGTACTTTGGAGTTAGTGCCCCAGAGTCCAAGAATGTATACTGCGCGACTAGCTCTAACGTGGAGACCACGGTATGCGACATTGGGAGAAATTTCTTGGAGGCATTGAGTCTCTATTACTCATCCTACAAACATGTTACACTGCGATCTCCTGGTGCTGTAGGTGGTGCATCAGTCACCAAAACTTCTCTGATGCGCCAGCcggccgcggcgcccgcgTCCGCAGTATCTAGAGTTGCCTCAATGGATACGAGTTCCACTTCCGGTCTCAAGCGCAGCGGCTCAATCAAATCCCTTGGTTTGAATGCGACTTCGGCGGATCAACAAAGGGCAAAAGCGCGACAGTGCAAAATTCTAGCCAACTTTCAGCTTCTGGCTGGGAGGTATGTGGACTCTCTGAACAATTTTGCCGATGCCGCTTTCACCCTGCACAAATACCACGATTACATTTGGTTAGGAAGTGCCTTGGAGGGCCTCATAATTTCTATGGTATTGCTCAGCCAGTTGCGTGTGTCTTTCCAGATTCCCGCTATCGTCTCACTTCTATGCCAAATAaaagattttgagcaatTGCCTCAAGCTACCAGCTCGCAAAGGAACAGCCtgtcttctgctccaaTGCAGTCCCCGAGGAATTCTGTTAGCTCAATGTCCTCAAAAGTGCATACTGTGGATGTCCAGAATGTCGCATTGCCTCCTCTCATCAAGGCTCTTAGCGAGAAAACCCTACACTACTACGAAGTCAGCTTATCACATAATACAGAATACGCTCCTCAAGTTGTATACTGCGAGCATGTGTTACGCATCTTGAGCTACATGACTTCCTATCACTACCCTCGCACCTCAAGCAAAATACCATCCCAGTCGGATGGCATACAAACTCCCCGGAACTCCAACCCTTTGTGGACCCAAGATTCTTCAGCTGACTGTTTCACGAAATGGGAGATTTGTCAATTTTCGAAtaagctctttgagctgCAACTAAAAGAAATGGACTTGGTGTCTCAAATTAAAATTTACACTTCACTCGCATGTATTTACCGAGACATTGGGTTTCACAAGAAGCAAAGTTTTGTTTCACGCATTCTCCTTGTTAGCTTGCTACCTCAGCTGGAGTCAGAAGCCATTTTTAACTTTTGGAAAGAGACAGAAGAGGAGACATTGAAATCACTGCTTGGTGCTTATGGCATACATCGTCAACCAGAGACCCTGATAGAAGACGCTGCAGATTGTTCTTGGGTCACGATACAGAAGAACATACTGCTTTTGTGCATTTCAATGGCCTCAAAAATTTACGACAAGCAGAAAGTTTGCGAATATTCATTAATTCTGCTCCAAAGATACTCTCATGTTTTGACCCAAAGCGAGCAGAATAGTCTGCTCCAGAATAACATTCTCCCTGCCGCAGGCGATACCAATATACTCGGTTATTGGGACCCATTTCTCTTAAGAAATCTTCAAATAATACATCTGGAGAATCGTCGAGAAGTTCCACAAGAGAAGCTAATCGGAGCCGAGGAGCCTGGAGAAACGAAGCAGCGCCATTCTCAAGTATTCAATCCATTCAAGCAAAATGCCATAAATAGCGTGACAGATCAGAAACGCGTCTCGgaaacagcaaaaaaatttcttcttggagaaacTGCTGAGCTGGTCTTGACATTCCAGAACcccttcaagttcaatcTCGAGATTTCCCACTTGTCATTTGATGCTGACGACGAAAAGCTTgttcagtttttgaaggacaGTACCATACGTGAGCTTCCATTCAGAGTGAAAGCCAATTCTATGCGGTCTCTGCACCTTCCAGTGACATTTCTTAAGGAGACTGGTGGAAAAACCCATCTGCTCAAACGTCTTAACGTGGGCGTCCTTAGCTTGAAACCTACCTCATTGAATATTGTACTGGCTgagaatttcaaaaatccagaaaaACACACCACCTCAAGAGCTAAGCTTGGAAGCTTTGAGTTCCAAGTAATAGCCGAGCAGCCTGAAATTGAGTTTATGTCGAGCACTCTCAATGAAAATACGTGCATGATATTGGACGgaacaaagaaaactttCGAAATTGTACTGAGAAATCAATCGCTCTGCCGATCAGCCAACTATCTACAGTTCACGCATATTACGAACGTTGaaatgaacttgaagagtGATTACTGGAAGAACATGTCACCTGATGATTTGTATGATGCCGAGTACCAATTGAAATGGATGCAGAACAACTGTATCAAAATTCGCAACGCCCCAGATACAATTCCTCCTAACACCTCAGTCACGTTGAGCTTAGACCTTGACGTTACCAAAGCATCATTccagttttcaaagtttgaaattgttTTGGAGTATGGTTATAAGCCGGATGGAACAGCACGTTCCATTTTCACCAAGACTTTACGCATTCCGTTTGATGTTACCCTAAAGAGAAGTTTAGAAGCACCAGGCCTGGAAGTTATACCGTTGATAGAGCATATTAGAGGAGAGGACGGCGCCCTAATTTCAACTGATCGTATTAATGATAAAGCTACAAGTAATCATTCCGCAAAAACAGGTTCTGCCCTTCTCTTACTGGATATTCGGAATTCATGGTATGATGGGGCAAAGCTACGAGTCCACTTCGAAGACTATTCAAGCGAAGAGGAAATTTTGGCCTCTACAAATACAAAAAGGTTTGTGATACCGATCAAAAAATACTCTTTTGATCATGATTGGGATCACAAAGAAattccaaaacttgtaaGCGGTCGACAATTTGTAAGTAGTGGAATGGCCCAGGATGAAATCACCATTATGCGGCGCAAATTCTGGTGTCGTGAAGCTATCTTGAAGGGTTTGAAATGTGActggaagcttcaagatGCAAGCCAAACAGCGGGGTCCCTTGACTTCCGTCAGTTCCTGGATAAATTTGATGCTCGGACTGTCGACATCCTTTATACTCAAAGAGATAGTCCTTTCAACGTTGAAATATCAACTCAAAGATCTGAGCTTCGCCTGGGTGAGACTCTAAGCATTTGCGCAAAAATAGGCTTTAACCAGAAGTTCCCTTGTTCTGAGACAAAGCCAGCAAAATTGGAGTTTCTGATCTACAACCGCCGGACTGGAAAACTCTTGCCCAGATCGAATACTAGCATCCTTTACAACGGTCAGCTATCAAAGCGTATTATTCCCAAATATGACTCTGAGGTTAAAATAGAATTAGTTCCGATCGATAAGGGCGATTACGAGGTGGGTTGTTGCTTAGAGTCAGTGTTCAACGATGTTCCTGTCTATTTCCGTGTAATATGA